In Methanobacterium sp., the following are encoded in one genomic region:
- a CDS encoding molybdopterin molybdotransferase MoeA encodes MFLSKLIPPEHAKKIIFNHLKTPPKEVISLKNAYRRVIAQDVTSNLDSPPFNRAAMDGYAVKAEDTFGHSDKNPAQLKIMDKISAGEKSKVLLKTGEAIKIATGAPLPSGANAVVMEEFTYSEGKHLDVEASVVPWENVSPVGEDFHKGDLILKKGKILNPAELGLVASSGYDRVCVFKKPRIGVIITGSELVMPKKMLDGAEVINSNYFTIKSMIESCLAVPYMFHAIDDTSLMKDMFTKLLNDYDAVITTGGTAISKGDVVVDVANEMGDLLMHGVSLRPGKPFAFAKIHDKPVFMLSGFPVAAMVQFDVFVRESLHKMQGLQMKPLTIQKTASRQIASTLGRTDYIRAVIEGDVVRPLKIKGSGIIKSMVESDSYIIIPENKEGIVEGETCLVLPYQSFKA; translated from the coding sequence ATGTTTCTATCAAAACTCATCCCGCCAGAACATGCCAAAAAAATAATTTTCAATCACTTGAAAACGCCCCCAAAAGAAGTCATAAGCTTGAAAAATGCTTATAGGAGAGTTATTGCTCAAGATGTAACTTCTAATCTAGATTCACCCCCTTTCAATCGGGCCGCCATGGATGGTTATGCTGTTAAAGCTGAAGACACATTTGGACATTCTGATAAGAATCCAGCCCAATTAAAGATTATGGATAAGATCAGTGCAGGTGAAAAGTCAAAAGTTCTGCTTAAAACGGGTGAAGCAATTAAAATAGCTACTGGTGCTCCATTGCCCTCAGGTGCCAATGCCGTGGTGATGGAAGAATTCACATACTCTGAAGGAAAACACTTAGATGTGGAAGCATCTGTGGTTCCATGGGAAAATGTTTCCCCAGTTGGAGAGGATTTCCATAAGGGAGATCTGATACTGAAAAAAGGGAAAATTTTAAACCCGGCAGAACTAGGACTAGTAGCTTCTTCTGGTTATGACCGTGTTTGTGTATTCAAAAAACCAAGAATAGGAGTTATCATCACTGGCAGTGAGTTAGTCATGCCTAAAAAAATGCTTGACGGAGCTGAAGTAATAAATTCTAATTATTTTACTATTAAATCCATGATAGAAAGTTGTTTGGCTGTTCCTTACATGTTCCACGCTATTGACGACACCAGTCTGATGAAAGATATGTTTACTAAGTTGTTAAATGATTATGATGCTGTGATCACAACTGGTGGTACTGCAATTAGCAAAGGAGATGTGGTAGTGGATGTTGCCAATGAAATGGGAGATCTGTTAATGCATGGCGTTTCCCTACGTCCAGGTAAACCATTTGCATTTGCAAAAATCCATGACAAACCTGTTTTTATGTTGTCTGGTTTCCCAGTAGCAGCCATGGTGCAGTTCGATGTTTTTGTGAGAGAATCTCTTCACAAAATGCAGGGACTTCAAATGAAGCCTTTGACTATCCAAAAAACAGCTAGTAGGCAGATAGCATCTACTTTAGGCAGAACAGACTATATTCGAGCGGTGATTGAAGGTGATGTGGTTCGTCCCTTGAAGATAAAGGGTTCAGGGATCATAAAGTCAATGGTTGAATCGGATTCTTACATAATAATACCAGAAAATAAAGAAGGAATTGTTGAAGGAGAAACTTGTTTGGTTCTTCCTTACCAATCGTTCAAGGCTTAA